The Astatotilapia calliptera chromosome 19, fAstCal1.2, whole genome shotgun sequence DNA segment ACAGATTCGCCCCACACAGATGACCCCATAAAACCGGTGGAAGAAATCTTAACCAACAATGATGACCCACAGCTGTCTTATACTCACTCGCCCACCGGCTCATCAGTACCCGAGTCTGTAAACACAGAGTCAGTAATGGATGACTCTGCAATCAGCTCACCGGACTCTTGGGTGGAGAGTGAGCTTGCCGTGGCAGGGGAGAAGGATGGTGAGAGCCAAAGTTGCTTGTGTGATATTGGAACAGCTTGGGATGTGTACCGTGCGACTCCTGTGGAAGTAACTGCTATTGATGAAGGATTTATCCCATCCATAGAAGAAAGAGCCGCTGATGAGCAGTCACTGAGTGAGTGTTGTGTTGATGAAGGGATTTACTCTTTGAGCTCACTGGAGAGCATGCAGGACAGATTCCAGGGGCATGCTAAGAAAAGGGAAGTGCGAGTAGCTGAAGTGGAAGATTCAAAACTTGAAAGAAGCAACAAGGACTTGGAAACGGAGCAGGTACCTGAGCAGATCAATACTGAGGTTATAACACAGCTAGAGTCTGAGTCCCTAAAAGAGAAGGAGCAAGAATCTTCAGCTGAAGTGAGCAACTTTGGTGCTGAAGATATCCTTGAACCTCAAATACTGAGCTCCAACACATCCAGCGACTATTGTGAAGAATCTGTGAAAGAGAATATTATAGAAGACGGTACTCACAGAGATGAGAAATGTGTGAAGAAATCTGTGGATGCACAGAACCACAAAGGAGAAACTAACAGTCAAAGTGAATTTCTGCAAGACATAAATGTCTCTGAGGAGGTTGAATTGGAAACTGAATGTCATAAAACAGACTGCTGTGGTTCTttagagaacaaaaaagaaccAGAAATGTTAAAGGGCAGGAATGAAGTACTTGTAGAAACACAAGATGAAGCAAGTGAAGGACTTTTAAAAGACAGCCAAGACTCTCAGGACACAAATAATTCTGTACAAATTACTAAAGCTTTAGAAAACACCTCTTCTACCAACACAGAGGAAGTATTAACAACAAGTCAGGATCCAAGCATAGGCATGAATATTCCTTCCATCTCTATTGTCAGTGTGCCAGAAGAACAGGATGAACACGGTACTGATGATGAAAATCTCAGCCAGCCATTGGTGTTTGTAAGCGAGGTGACCGACATGTGTGTCAACAGTACTGCAAACCCAGGTGAAAAAAGCTCTACCTCCAATAAAGACGATGAAATTATTGCTGAGGGTCTGTTTGAAAATGCTAAAGCCACATCTTCAGGAGAATTAATGGATCCAGAAAATCAGCATTTAATTGATATAAATGAACACAATCTATCATCAAATGAATACGTGCAAGGTCAGATTGAAATAAGTGAAGATGGTGATAAATGCAAGCCTCCTCTTGATGATTCTCAGGGAGAAACTAACTTTTCTACAGAGGCTGAAACTCATATAGTGGATATTGAGCATGCTGTAAATTCCACTGATCCACCTGATGGACATGAGAGCAAACTAGCTGACACCTTTTGTAGCAGCGACATAGCCAACACACAGCTTAGTACACTGGATCCATTCAACACCGAACCAAGTGATGAGATAGGGACGTTGCGCTCTGAACCAGCTACCCTGTCCAGAAACATGGACGTTTTGTTTTACACGGACTTTGATCGAGGTTCTCCAACAGAGGATCTGGTTGGTGACCCTGTTGAGCCCATGGATCTGTTCTACCCTGACAAAGAAGAGCTCATGTTTACAGACCAACCTGACACTGAAGCACAAACCTGGCCCTCTGTTTTGAGTGTCTCTGCTCTGCAGCCAGCACCACCTTCAGACATTTTACCAGATGACCAACAATTCGATCCGCTGGGTGAAGACTTCAGGGAAGTGGACTTGATAGAGGAGCACGATGAGGTAAATGTGAACCTGTTTCACTTTCTTGGGGCTTAAAGGTCAGTAACACTGTTGCGTTGCGAGTTTTCAGGAGCATTTCTGTTgtcattttgtcttttctcttgcTATTGCTCTTAAGGTATGTACCGCTACACAACTCGTCATTGTCTCTAGCCTTCAAAATGTGAAACACATGAGTTCTGCTGACTTTATATTGACCATGTCTCATATTTCGATAGTGGAAAAGTTATTTCGCTGTAtttacactgcaaaaactcaaaatcttaccaagtatatttgtcttatttctagtcaaaattatctcattacacttaaaataagacacaatcagctacagggcaacatttcagtaagctaaaggaacttgtttcaagacagtgaatcttgaaactagagaaaaactagagatttttcacttgttccattggcagattttttcacttaatacaagatattttagcttaaaataagtgaaaaaaatctgccaatggaacaagtgaaaaatctctagtttttctctagtttcaagattcactgtcttgaaacaagttcctttagcttactgaaatgttgccctgtagctgattgtgtcttattttaagtgtaatgagataattttgactagaaataagacaaatatacttggtaagattttgagtttttgcagtgtagcATTTTATCACCTAGCCCTGCCTTCAGCTTGTTTGGCAAGTTTCTCAGAGACATTACTGATACATTAAGTGGTTGATGATTTTCACACAATGAGCAGGACAGAAGCAATGATATGTTGAAGTGTGACgtttttttctgtactttttaTTCTGTTAAAATATCTCTTTTTATCCTATTAGGTGATCACAAAGACCACCCAAGAGACAAAGAATGTATTTGGATCCCAGCAGCACTGCTTGTTGCCTGGAGTGAAGCTATGTAAGCCCTTAGGAGATGCTGATGTTCTAGCAGACAGGAGGGATCCCAGTGAGGCTGAGCAACAGAAGCCAGTCTCTGCCAgggaaaacacagagcctgtgaGGTAGGCTTTCTATTCTTAGTGTACACTGAGAAGCACACTTTACCCAGGGGGAAAGCAATGTTGTGGCAAATGATGGGATTCTTCTGACCCAGCCTTTCAGTTAGACATTTCTATAAATGTCCTGAAAAGTGGAGGCTGTAGGAAATTAAAGGAAGGCAGTATGAGACAGACAAGACTGTGACTTGAGAATTAAAGACATTAAAGTGAAACACTTTCTTCTGTGCTttctagctaacattcacacacatttatcagagtatgaatgtgttggggttagtatcttgcccaaggatatttggcctGCAGACTAGGGGGTGCCaggaattgaaccaccaacTTTACCTatcagcagatgacctgctctacctcctgagctacagccacagcTGGACCAatctcactttttaaaaatacatagcagaaaataaaggaaaaaaataaaggatcttttttaatgtttaaagccTTTTTATATTCTTCAGTTCTGCCTGACCCTTAAGTATTAGTAGAATCAGAGCTTGGTCCTGTCtggttctttgttttgttttagtgttttcaCTGTAAACCTGAAGTTTCTTGAGCCAGAATGTTGGAGCAGCTTAGTGTTGCTTTCATGCCAGTACTTATTCTGTGATTCCAGAggcttgaaaaagtaattgtttttgttatttcctGGCTTTACTGTCTCCTGTTGAGAATGAAAGTGATAGATTTTTGTTTCGTCAGGAGCAGTGGAGGTTCCAGCAGACAAGGTGAAAGCCATATCCCACCAGTTCTCCGTCACAGAAAGGGGGCTCATTGCCCCGAGTCAGTGGTGAGTTTGATGCTCCTTTCCCTCCCACAGAGATGTTAAAACAATGAGTACCACTGTATATTGAGAGTGCGACTGGCATTTTCACAGGACAGTCGGAGAGCTGTAACTACAAAAGCTGACCGTGATGACTTTGATTTTTGGTAAGAGCATTTCCTTCCCTGATTTACAGTCAGGTCCATAAATATTAGGA contains these protein-coding regions:
- the clmna gene encoding interaptin isoform X3, translated to MAGHGWEDWFEREEFIGQISDIRVQNLQVERELVQKRTFTRWINLHLEKCDPPIEVHDLFQDIRDGRILMALLEELSGCKLLHGFRKSSHRIFRLNNIAKVLSFLEERNVKLVSIDAVDIADGNSSIILGLIWNIILFFQIKELTGNIRSQFPSSSSLSSIPTSSDSDTSYSSTPLDDRQSASTAVREQSRAIKKLLQWVQKRTRKYGVAVQDFSKSWISGLAFLAVIKSIDSSLVDMRKALLRSSRENLEDAFRIAHYSLGIPRLLEPEDVSINAPDEQSIITYVSQFLEHFPGIEEPEEPCQLIERSVSMGRLNFSDSDHMSKGTHRSRIRERSYMFQKDCAQPPPKILISSVSEDRSMMPPSFRVTATRSWSSDDILTDSPHTDDPIKPVEEILTNNDDPQLSYTHSPTGSSVPESVNTESVMDDSAISSPDSWVESELAVAGEKDGESQSCLCDIGTAWDVYRATPVEVTAIDEGFIPSIEERAADEQSLSECCVDEGIYSLSSLESMQDRFQGHAKKREVRVAEVEDSKLERSNKDLETEQVPEQINTEVITQLESESLKEKEQESSAEVSNFGAEDILEPQILSSNTSSDYCEESVKENIIEDGTHRDEKCVKKSVDAQNHKGETNSQSEFLQDINVSEEVELETECHKTDCCGSLENKKEPEMLKGRNEVLVETQDEASEGLLKDSQDSQDTNNSVQITKALENTSSTNTEEVLTTSQDPSIGMNIPSISIVSVPEEQDEHGTDDENLSQPLVFVSEVTDMCVNSTANPGEKSSTSNKDDEIIAEGLFENAKATSSGELMDPENQHLIDINEHNLSSNEYVQGQIEISEDGDKCKPPLDDSQGETNFSTEAETHIVDIEHAVNSTDPPDGHESKLADTFCSSDIANTQLSTLDPFNTEPSDEIGTLRSEPATLSRNMDVLFYTDFDRGSPTEDLVGDPVEPMDLFYPDKEELMFTDQPDTEAQTWPSVLSVSALQPAPPSDILPDDQQFDPLGEDFREVDLIEEHDEVITKTTQETKNVFGSQQHCLLPGVKLCKPLGDADVLADRRDPSEAEQQKPVSARENTEPVSGGSSRQGESHIPPVLRHRKGAHCPESVDSRRAVTTKADRDDFDFWWRENWELRVLLLLWLLLYCFWVLPQIDLKTLPDMLLNR
- the clmna gene encoding interaptin isoform X2; translated protein: MAGHGWEDWFEREEFIGQISDIRVQNLQVERELVQKRTFTRWINLHLEKCDPPIEVHDLFQDIRDGRILMALLEELSGCKLLHGFRKSSHRIFRLNNIAKVLSFLEERNVKLVSIDAVDIADGNSSIILGLIWNIILFFQIKELTGNIRSQFPSSSSLSSIPTSSDSDTSYSSTPLDDRQSASTAVREQSRAIKKLLQWVQKRTRKYGVAVQDFSKSWISGLAFLAVIKSIDSSLVDMRKALLRSSRENLEDAFRIAHYSLGIPRLLEPEDVSINAPDEQSIITYVSQFLEHFPGIEEPEEPCQLIERSVSMGRLNFSDSDHMSKGTHRSRIRERSYMFQKDCAQPPPKILISSVSEDRSMMPPSFRVTATRSWSSDDILTDSPHTDDPIKPVEEILTNNDDPQLSYTHSPTGSSVPESVNTESVMDDSAISSPDSWVESELAVAGEKDGESQSCLCDIGTAWDVYRATPVEVTAIDEGFIPSIEERAADEQSLSECCVDEGIYSLSSLESMQDRFQGHAKKREVRVAEVEDSKLERSNKDLETEQVPEQINTEVITQLESESLKEKEQESSAEVSNFGAEDILEPQILSSNTSSDYCEESVKENIIEDGTHRDEKCVKKSVDAQNHKGETNSQSEFLQDINVSEEVELETECHKTDCCGSLENKKEPEMLKGRNEVLVETQDEASEGLLKDSQDSQDTNNSVQITKALENTSSTNTEEVLTTSQDPSIGMNIPSISIVSVPEEQDEHGTDDENLSQPLVFVSEVTDMCVNSTANPGEKSSTSNKDDEIIAEGLFENAKATSSGELMDPENQHLIDINEHNLSSNEYVQGQIEISEDGDKCKPPLDDSQGETNFSTEAETHIVDIEHAVNSTDPPDGHESKLADTFCSSDIANTQLSTLDPFNTEPSDEIGTLRSEPATLSRNMDVLFYTDFDRGSPTEDLVGDPVEPMDLFYPDKEELMFTDQPDTEAQTWPSVLSVSALQPAPPSDILPDDQQFDPLGEDFREVDLIEEHDEVITKTTQETKNVFGSQQHCLLPGVKLCKPLGDADVLADRRDPSEAEQQKPVSARENTEPVSSGGSSRQGESHIPPVLRHRKGAHCPESVDSRRAVTTKADRDDFDFWWRENWELRVLLLLWLLLYCFWVLPQIDLKTLPDMLLNR
- the clmna gene encoding interaptin isoform X1, with product MAGHGWEDWFEREEFIGQISDIRVQNLQVERELVQKRTFTRWINLHLEKCDPPIEVHDLFQDIRDGRILMALLEELSGCKLLHGFRKSSHRIFRLNNIAKVLSFLEERNVKLVSIDAVDIADGNSSIILGLIWNIILFFQIKELTGNIRSQFPSSSSLSSIPTSSDSDTSYSSTPLDDRQSASTAVREQSRAIKKLLQWVQKRTRKYGVAVQDFSKSWISGLAFLAVIKSIDSSLVDMRKALLRSSRENLEDAFRIAHYSLGIPRLLEPEDVSINAPDEQSIITYVSQFLEHFPGIEEPEEPCQLIERSVSMGRLNFSDSDHMSKGTHRSRIRERSYMFQKDCAQPPPKILISSVSEDRSMMPPSFRVTATRSWSSDDILTDSPHTDDPIKPVEEILTNNDDPQLSYTHSPTGSSVPESVNTESVMDDSAISSPDSWVESELAVAGEKDGESQSCLCDIGTAWDVYRATPVEVTAIDEGFIPSIEERAADEQSLSECCVDEGIYSLSSLESMQDRFQGHAKKREVRVAEVEDSKLERSNKDLETEQVPEQINTEVITQLESESLKEKEQESSAEVSNFGAEDILEPQILSSNTSSDYCEESVKENIIEDGTHRDEKCVKKSVDAQNHKGETNSQSEFLQDINVSEEVELETECHKTDCCGSLENKKEPEMLKGRNEVLVETQDEASEGLLKDSQDSQDTNNSVQITKALENTSSTNTEEVLTTSQDPSIGMNIPSISIVSVPEEQDEHGTDDENLSQPLVFVSEVTDMCVNSTANPGEKSSTSNKDDEIIAEGLFENAKATSSGELMDPENQHLIDINEHNLSSNEYVQGQIEISEDGDKCKPPLDDSQGETNFSTEAETHIVDIEHAVNSTDPPDGHESKLADTFCSSDIANTQLSTLDPFNTEPSDEIGTLRSEPATLSRNMDVLFYTDFDRGSPTEDLVGDPVEPMDLFYPDKEELMFTDQPDTEAQTWPSVLSVSALQPAPPSDILPDDQQFDPLGEDFREVDLIEEHDEVITKTTQETKNVFGSQQHCLLPGVKLCKPLGDADVLADRRDPSEAEQQKPVSARENTEPVRSSGGSSRQGESHIPPVLRHRKGAHCPESVDSRRAVTTKADRDDFDFWWRENWELRVLLLLWLLLYCFWVLPQIDLKTLPDMLLNR